Proteins encoded together in one Penaeus vannamei isolate JL-2024 chromosome 41, ASM4276789v1, whole genome shotgun sequence window:
- the LOC113806326 gene encoding uncharacterized protein isoform X2 → MNVFALVFLIFAVLQTCAEQLKTKVLPELSSHTFRENTDMSFVFFATSRLRINLTLNKEPYVLCREIPGAKVVLRKLGDGFGQCLDGVTPYEYHEIKLTLQSNNFFRIEDPSAAAISPDVLGPVAVDILVGKVVDESLDNVTDKGGAAYVTRVLRGCPDPPGDPAVTWVLTGVVVVLALLLALAVVVSCILYLLVPPETIKRVFSRSGGNGPGSAAISPRIGQKEAQATPPPPPRPTNAQTPCQTRTPLAKVPSLPLAPPNATATPRQAHARRSDLDDGYDPLHDPNYDYIEANVVRPVDRAILDQELAGANPKWKPPAGGFRKKSDPQAVVGFRKISDAPAPQPCEDDDYLSLGSGYPPPQQYGRGFDSRGYPAYY, encoded by the exons atgaaCGTGTTCGCTTTAGTCTTCCTGATCTTCGCTGTTCTTCAAACTTGCGCAGAAC AGTTGAAGACGAAGGTTCTGCCGGAACTCAGCAGCCACACATTTAGGGAAAATACGGACATGAGTTTCGTCTTCTTCGCCACGTCACGCCTCCGCATCAACTTGACTTTAAACAAGGAGCCTTACGTGTTGTGCCGAGAGATACCTGGCGCCAAAGTCGTTCTCCGCAAACTGGGCGACGGATTCGGACAGTGTCTCGACGGCGTCACCCCCTACGAATATCATGAAATCAAACTGACTTTGCAGTCCAATAATTTTTTCAGG ATCGAAGACCCGAGCGCAGCCGCCATCTCTCCCGATGTTCTCGGACCAGTTGCCGTCGACATCTTGGTGGGGAAGGTTGTCGACGAGTCTCTGGATAATGTCACTGATAAGGGCGGAGCTGCCTACGTCACGAGGGTGttaaggg gTTGCCCCGACCCGCCAGGAGACCCCGCCGTGACGTGGGTGCTGACcggcgtggtggtggtgctggcccTCCTGCTGGCGCTGGCGGTGGTCGTGTCCTGCATCCTGTACCTTCTGGTCCCGccg gaaACGATAAAAAGAGTGTTTTCTAGATCTGGAGGCAACGGTCCCGGAAGCGCCGCCATCTCTCCCAGGATTGGTCAGAAGGAGGCTCAGGCcacacccccgcctcctccccgaCCAACCAACGCCCAGACCCCGTGCCAGACTCGCACCCCATTGGCTAAAGTTCCCTCTCTTCCATTGGCCCCGCCCAACGCGACGGCGACGCCCCGACAAGCCCACGCGCGCCGGTCCGACCTCGATGACGGATACGACCCACTGCACGACCCCAACTACGACTACATCGAGGCCAACGTCGTGCGCCCCGTCGACCGCGCGATTCTGGACCAAGAGCTGGCCGGCGCGAACCCGAAGTGGAAGCCGCCAGCGGGAGGCTTCCGCAAGAAATCGGACCCACAGGCTGTAGTAGGCTTCCGGAAGATATCGGATGCACCGGCCCCTCAGCCCTGCGAGGATGACGACTACCTCAGCCTCGGGTCCGGGTACCCTCCTCCCCAGCAGTATGGCCGCGGCTTTGACTCCAGAGGGTACCCGGCCTACTACTAG
- the LOC113806326 gene encoding uncharacterized protein isoform X1 — protein MNVFALVFLIFAVLQTCAEQPDTMAPPRVATDLAFPITVHRCRSIHHGFLLPELKTKVLPELSSHTFRENTDMSFVFFATSRLRINLTLNKEPYVLCREIPGAKVVLRKLGDGFGQCLDGVTPYEYHEIKLTLQSNNFFRIEDPSAAAISPDVLGPVAVDILVGKVVDESLDNVTDKGGAAYVTRVLRGCPDPPGDPAVTWVLTGVVVVLALLLALAVVVSCILYLLVPPETIKRVFSRSGGNGPGSAAISPRIGQKEAQATPPPPPRPTNAQTPCQTRTPLAKVPSLPLAPPNATATPRQAHARRSDLDDGYDPLHDPNYDYIEANVVRPVDRAILDQELAGANPKWKPPAGGFRKKSDPQAVVGFRKISDAPAPQPCEDDDYLSLGSGYPPPQQYGRGFDSRGYPAYY, from the exons atgaaCGTGTTCGCTTTAGTCTTCCTGATCTTCGCTGTTCTTCAAACTTGCGCAGAAC aaccAGACaccatggcacctcctcgagttgctactgatctagccttccccataaCGGTTCATCGCTGCCGATCCATCCATCATGGCTTCCTTCTTCCAGAGTTGAAGACGAAGGTTCTGCCGGAACTCAGCAGCCACACATTTAGGGAAAATACGGACATGAGTTTCGTCTTCTTCGCCACGTCACGCCTCCGCATCAACTTGACTTTAAACAAGGAGCCTTACGTGTTGTGCCGAGAGATACCTGGCGCCAAAGTCGTTCTCCGCAAACTGGGCGACGGATTCGGACAGTGTCTCGACGGCGTCACCCCCTACGAATATCATGAAATCAAACTGACTTTGCAGTCCAATAATTTTTTCAGG ATCGAAGACCCGAGCGCAGCCGCCATCTCTCCCGATGTTCTCGGACCAGTTGCCGTCGACATCTTGGTGGGGAAGGTTGTCGACGAGTCTCTGGATAATGTCACTGATAAGGGCGGAGCTGCCTACGTCACGAGGGTGttaaggg gTTGCCCCGACCCGCCAGGAGACCCCGCCGTGACGTGGGTGCTGACcggcgtggtggtggtgctggcccTCCTGCTGGCGCTGGCGGTGGTCGTGTCCTGCATCCTGTACCTTCTGGTCCCGccg gaaACGATAAAAAGAGTGTTTTCTAGATCTGGAGGCAACGGTCCCGGAAGCGCCGCCATCTCTCCCAGGATTGGTCAGAAGGAGGCTCAGGCcacacccccgcctcctccccgaCCAACCAACGCCCAGACCCCGTGCCAGACTCGCACCCCATTGGCTAAAGTTCCCTCTCTTCCATTGGCCCCGCCCAACGCGACGGCGACGCCCCGACAAGCCCACGCGCGCCGGTCCGACCTCGATGACGGATACGACCCACTGCACGACCCCAACTACGACTACATCGAGGCCAACGTCGTGCGCCCCGTCGACCGCGCGATTCTGGACCAAGAGCTGGCCGGCGCGAACCCGAAGTGGAAGCCGCCAGCGGGAGGCTTCCGCAAGAAATCGGACCCACAGGCTGTAGTAGGCTTCCGGAAGATATCGGATGCACCGGCCCCTCAGCCCTGCGAGGATGACGACTACCTCAGCCTCGGGTCCGGGTACCCTCCTCCCCAGCAGTATGGCCGCGGCTTTGACTCCAGAGGGTACCCGGCCTACTACTAG